TTTTGgtgtgctttttgttgttgttgttgtttaaacaCCGTACCTatacaatataaaatagttttaagatGTTAAAGGTAAAAAAGTATTACGAAATAGATATCTTTATGATCATTTAGTTTTGCAGCAGTAGACAATAAATAACTAATACTTACTGAGAAACTGAGGGGGGAATCTGCTGAGCACTTCATATGTATTTACTCAGTTTTCATAACAGTCTTTTGAGGGAGGAACTGTTATGATTCCCATCTTTAGATGAAGAAAGGGAAGCACAGGCGTAAGTATTGTGCCCAGAGCCAGTGAGTGGGTAAGATTCAAGAGCCCATGCTCTCAGCCACTGAGATCTTTCCGCAGCCTTCCTTAAGTTTTATTGTCACTTATGTATAGGTTATAGCAGGCGATGAGATTAATTAAAGGCCAAATGGAACGGTTTtctgtaagttattttttaaaagaattaggaGGTGTTAAAATGTTCGTCATCACAGTGATGCTGTGAGTGGCTTATAGTTCTCAGATGTGGGTTGTGGTTCAGGTTGTGTGAGCCCCAGTGACTTTTGGCAGACATGTGATAAGCCTGTACTTTATCCAAGATTGTTGCAGACAGTAGATCTAGATGAAGACACAGATATAAATGACAGGAGGCCAGGACCATAGAGCTGTTTTGAGCGGAAGGTCCTAGAAGTACTAAGGGATAAGTTTTAAGTATATAGTCCACTAGTTTGAAATTAAGtcagaaaatgacaaaatagaaatttaaaccAGCTTTTTCTGAAGATTCCCATTTGGGAATGTTAAATCCGATTTCTCCTATTTGTAGTAGTGCTGCAAAGATGTCTTCCTTATGTCTTAGGCCTGGGTGAGGCACTGGCTTGAGTGGGGCCTTGGTTTACTGATGGTGCCAGGGATATATGTGAATCTGCCAAATCTTCTTTAGTTTGTGTATGCTTGCAGGACagatctaaagaataaaattaaaatgatgacatCAATagatgtggtctatccatacagtggaatattagccataaaacagaatgaaaatttgtcacatgctacaatatggatgaaccttgaaaatgaaATACCAGACACAAacagacaaatattatatgactCCACTTATAAGAACTACCTGGAATAggcagattcatagagacagaaagtagattagtggttatcaggggctggggatgggagtTAGTATTTAATGTGCACAGTTTCTGGTTTCTGTTTGGGAAGTAGAAAAAGTAAgtagaaaaagttctggagatagatggtggtgatggttgcacagcaatgtgaatcTACTTAATGTTGCTGAACTGTCCATTTCAAAATGCTTAAGGGcaaattttatatctattttagcacagtaactattttttttaatgaagtaataAGCCAGTGGCATGAACTGTACATTTTACTGAGGTGGAATTCAGATTGCTTGTGCTTTCCTGTCTGCGGCTGCTGGCGAGTGTGGTTGTTCTTCTCCTTGACTGTGGCCCAGAGTTCCTCCTGCTGGAGAACGTGGTGCATCACTTCAAGTACCCCTGTGTACTGGACTTGAAGATGGGCACCCGCCAGCACGGTGATGACGCATCAGCTGAGAAGGCGGCTCGGCAGATGAGGAAATGTGAGCAGAGTACGTCAGCCACGCTGGGTGTCAGGGTCTGTGGTATGCAGGTGAGTCGCCCCTGGTCTGATGAGCGCTGGCGTGCTGCTGCTTGCGTGTTTTCGGCTGTCCATGTACCTGTCTGCTACCATGCCAAGTGCCCTTGCCCACGTTGGTCCCGAATCTCCTCCAAGAGTGGCATCCCCCACAGGGTGCCAAGTGCATCCTTATAAGTATGTTCCTTGAGCTCTCTTGTCCTTACCTGGTGACCTTGGTCTGGGCTCCAGGTACAGAGCTGCTGTGGTCGCCTGTTGCCTTGGTATTGTCAGTCAGATGTTCCTCGTTTGAGTCCAGCTGGGCCCTCGGGCAACTTGGAAAAGGGCTTCAGAGGTGATGGCAGAGAACCTGCAGGCCTGCTCTCTGTTCTCTCCTGGCTTTACCGCAGGAAAACTTAAAGTGAACCTGGCCTGCACACCTCAGTGGTGTAGGGGTGAGCAGAAAAGTTCAGGTTGGTCAGTAGTACTTTCCAGACAGTGCTTGCCCAAGGCACTAGGAGGTCACGGCACCTCCTGGCACTCACCGTTGTCTGTCTCCTGGGGTTTCAGGTGTACCAGCTGGACACAGGACATTACCTCTGCAGGAACAAGTACTATGGCCGTGGGCTGTCCATTGAAGGCTTCCGCAGCGCCCTCTATCAGTACCTGCACAACGGCCTTGATCTGCGGCGTGACCTTTTTGAGCCCGTCCTGAGCAAACTGCGGGGCCTGAAAGCGGTGCTGGAGCGGCAGGCCTCCTACCGCTTCTACTCCAGCTCCCTGCTTGTCATCTATGATGGCAAGGAGTGCCGGGCTGAGTCCTACCTGGACCGCCGGTCCGAGATGCGTCTCAAGCATGTGGACACAGGGCTGCCTGAGGTGGCATCACCCTGTGGCCCTAGCAGCAGCCCCAGCAGCGCCAGCCCTGAGGCGggcccctcctctccacccaAGGTGGACGTGCGCATGATCGACTTTGCACACAGCACGTTCAAGGGCTTCCGCGATGACCCCACCGTGCATGACGGGCCAGACCGAGGCTATGTGTTTGGCCTGGAGAACCTCATCAGCATCATGGAACAGATGCGGGACGAGAACCAGTAGGCCCAGCTCTGGGCCCCCAGCACCCCTTCCTCTCCACCCGCAGGCAGGGACCATTGATCTGAACTCGCCGTGAGGACACAGACTTGCTTTTAAAGGGTTATATTTCTCTTTGGTGTaaactaaaagaaatgtttttagcTGTAGCCTGGAATCCATATATATAAAGTGAGGGAGGGCAGAACACACATCCTCTCAGCCAGGCTCCTTAGCTCTACAGCTCTGACTGCTGTGTCCAGGCTGACTTAGGAAGGAAGAGGCGCCCCTGGTGGGCTTGGCAGCACGGACAGGGTGCCCTTGGACATTGGTTTCTCTTGCCTAGGTTTTTGGGGTCTGTGGCTATAGGGCCCTGTTGGTTGCAGGGTGAAGCCCTGGGCTGATGCAGGGCCCCTCCATGCCCACTCATCCCTTGTTCCTCAGTAGTAGAGGGCTTGGGTGCCCATCTCTTGGGGGACATTATAGTGTGGTGGGTGTCAGCCGCTCTTTGATACCCCCAAGGCACTACCAGGCCAGCTGCACACAGCTGGACTCATCCTTTTTGGTTCTGACCTTGGTATGAGGCTGGATTTGTGAAGCTGGGCAGAAGTCAGCTTATGGCAGAGGGCAGGCCGTGGGGTCCCCTGGCACTCTTTGGCATTTGAACCTGCTCCTCCTGTCTGCACACCCCAGCCAACCTTTCTCACCAAGATCCCTTCCTAAGGAGTCTGCGCTCTCTTGCCCCACTGAAGGGGGCCCTGCTTATTTGCTGAGGACAGTCAGTGTCCCACCAGGTGGCTCGGCCCAGACTATTTGCAGTTCTTGTGCTGTGGTTGGGAGTCCTCTTCCTCTAGCTCGGGCAGCTGTGCTGCCTCTCGTAGGCAGCTGCTCCTGGGGCTGAGGGGCTCAGCTTTCCCCAGGCCAAGCTTCTGGCAGCAGCCCATTGTGAGGAGCTCCTGGCTTGAGAGGGAGAACTTGGCGCATACGGACATTGTCTGTGCCTGGGTGCAGGTGCTCAGATTCTGCTAAGGAGAGTTTTGTCTTAACAGTCTTGGGGTCCACCAGTCTGTCCATTTGTCCATCTGACAGCCTCTATCTCTTGGGATCCTTCCCCTGGGGTGTAGCCTTGTTCATtagtaaatattgattttttccttcatggtttcctcagcaaaatattctttctcatttctgaggTGAGTTTTTGCCCCTGTGCCCTTCCTCAGCAGGCGCTACCTTTTTACAAAGAACTGGTAGCAAAATGAATTGTAGGAGGTGTTTCCCTGCTGGCCCATCACCCTCTCTGTTGGCCTAGAGTGGCCCCCTCAACACTGACAGTGTACAGTGAAGGCCCAAAGGGTGGCCCCTTCCTTCCCCATGGTTGTAGTTAATTTTTGCTGCCAGCCCTTAATGGTACAGAGACCTGCCACCACTAACACATGTGGCCAGGAGATGACACTGCACTAACCTCCAAGCCTAGGGTCACTGTCATTATCACTTTCGGCGCATGTCCGTTTGGGCATTAAAGGTAAGCTTGCCAGTTTGTGTCTGAGAGGCCTTGGTAACTGATGGACTAATTTCCTAGTCCTTAGAGATGCAGCCTCACATATCTTTCATGGGCTCCTTGATGGATCTCATCTCTCAGCCCTCTGACCCTGGTGCCAGTGGTGGGCAGGTTCCCATTCcttggggctgggaggggcagctTGCCTGTTTCTGGTCATTAATGACCATCTTCTCTCCTGTACCATTCTGTAGCTTCAGCCATAGGGGCAGTAGCTTTTCATTAGCATAGTCATTTTCTGGCAGGGCAGGGGCTGAGACAAGGTCTGGGGCCGCTTGGAATTCATTGCTTGAACAACTCTCCAGACTGGGGATGTGCTGTGCTGCCTGTGTTCCTGTATTTTGGGGGCAGATGCTGCCCTCTTATGTTCTTCATAGCAAGAGAGACTTACTTATATTCAGTGTTGTCCTGGCACTAAAAAGCGCGGAGGGCCTGGGATTTGCTGCCTCTCCCCCAAGGCGGGGCCTCTCCAGCACTTTTTTTTGACACTTGAGACCCAACCCTGTTGTCTGGTGGGGTGGTGGGCGTGTGCGCACGCGCACATGCTCTCTGCCGCTACTCTTTCTCACGGTTCTATGCCAGAGACCTGTCCTTGTCAGGCCCTGCCTTCCTAGCCCCAACTTGGGACCAAAGTGCAACGTGGGATCACGGTTGGGGCACTCAAGTGACCCCTCTCCATAGTGCTTCCCTGGGTCAAGTGACACCAGCCCCTGGGGGGTGGGATCGGGCGGTGCTTAAAGAGAAAGGGGACCAGTGTAGCAATTTGCCAGggaccccacccctccctcacaTTGGGGCCTGTGCAGTGGGTGTGGGGACTCCCTAAGGGGCCAAAGGCCTAGGCTAGTTCCGTAGCCCCCTGCTCATTCACTCACACCTGGCCACGTGCACCTCCCCTAGATGCAGATTGCTTTGAACTTGAAAGCTGTtcaatttggttttgtttgtgcagatttaaaaaatgttttaatgaggaaaaaaattggagaacCCTGGGAAGGACCTGGTTCCTTAGCTTCTCCGAGAACTGTAAGCCCTCGCCTTTGGGAATTGCTTTCTTGCTCCACTTTCCTGTCCACTCCACCCGAGGCCTGCCCGGGGATACCACACATGGCTCCAGCCGCGTCTGGGCGCAGTTAAGTGTTCTCGGGAACTTGCGTGCGGGGGTGGGGTGCTCGGGCCTTGGGCCCAGCCTCCCCTTTCTGTACACCCAGCGCTGCCCGCCCCGCTTGTGTCTAAGGTCGTGTATGTCAATAAAGCCGCTAGAACTCAGGCTGTATCGCGTCTTTGTGAACAACCCGCGGCCTCCGGGAGACAGGCCGCCGGCCTCCTTCGCTCCTCCAGcggaagggagggtggggggggctACAGGCACCTGGGACAGCAGCCTCGCCTTTGGCGCCAGTTCTGCCTTTGGATCCGCCAATAGCCAGCTGACCCGCGGGTCCCGTCGCAGTCCCCATGGCAGCAGGACGCGCTCGGGTTCTCATTGGCTACGTCTGCCGGAGCCGCGCCCCAGCGCTCCGACGCCGGCGGACGTGCCACGTACACGGCAGCCGATTGGCCCTCGTGAGTCACGTCACCGCCCGACCAGGGCGGGCGTGAGTTCCGGGCCAGCCGCCCTCCATCCGGTGTGGCGTCCTGGTTTGTTGCTGCCCGGGATCTAGCGTCGGGGTAGACGGGGTGGACAAGACAGATCCAGAGTTGGTCAGTCTGTCAGGTGAAGGACGCAGGGCTGAGATCGGCGGCGGGAGCGAGCGGCAGGGGTCGGCCAGGCGGGCCGCGGACACCTCGGAGCTCGGATTCAGTCTCCGGCCGACCTCCCGCAGGCGCGATGAAGGCACTGATTTTAGTGGGCGGCTATGGGACGCGCCTGCGGCCGCTGACTCTCAGCATCCCGAAGCCACTGGTGGACTTCTGCAATAAGCCCATCTTGCTACACCAAGTGGAGGCGCTGGCCGCGGTAAGGCCCGGGGCCGGGGTCGTGGTAGGACGTGGCAAGACGAGGGACGCTAAcgagtggggggtggggcactCCCATGTCTCGGGCTAAGCCCGCCTGTTGGCCGGCGCTGTTCTTTCCGACAGGCAGGCGTGGATCACGTGATTCTGGCAGTCAGCTACATGTCTCAGGTGCTGGAGAAGGAAATGAAGGCGCAGGAGCAGAGGGTGAGCTTGAGTCCACTCTTGACCCTTTACCTCGATGCCTGCTCATCCTGACGGGGCTTCTCTCTTTCAGCTAGGAATCCGGATCTCCATGTCTCATGAAGAGGAGCCTTTGGGGACAGGTAAGTAGAGACAGGAGGTCCCTTGGGgaaggtttagggttaggaaaGGGGTAAGACCCAGCCTGGATGGCGCCTGGATCCAAGGGCCCAGGAAAATGGTgatctgttcccctcccccagctgggcCCCTGGCACTGGCCCGTGACC
This Rhinolophus sinicus isolate RSC01 linkage group LG10, ASM3656204v1, whole genome shotgun sequence DNA region includes the following protein-coding sequences:
- the IP6K1 gene encoding inositol hexakisphosphate kinase 1, translated to MCVCQTMEVGQYGKNASRAGDRGVLLEPFIHQVGGHSSMMRYDDHTVCKPLISREQRFYESLPPEMKEFTPEYKGVVSVCFEGDSDGYINLVAYPYVESETVEQDDTAEREQPRRKHSRRSLHRSSSGSDHKEEKASLSIETSESSQEAKSPKVELHSHSEVPFQMLDGNSGVSSEKISHNPWSLRCHKQQLSRMRSESKDRKLYKFLLLENVVHHFKYPCVLDLKMGTRQHGDDASAEKAARQMRKCEQSTSATLGVRVCGMQVYQLDTGHYLCRNKYYGRGLSIEGFRSALYQYLHNGLDLRRDLFEPVLSKLRGLKAVLERQASYRFYSSSLLVIYDGKECRAESYLDRRSEMRLKHVDTGLPEVASPCGPSSSPSSASPEAGPSSPPKVDVRMIDFAHSTFKGFRDDPTVHDGPDRGYVFGLENLISIMEQMRDENQ